A portion of the Pedobacter cryoconitis genome contains these proteins:
- a CDS encoding GNAT family N-acetyltransferase, whose protein sequence is MEIADNGFIFSDDKGKIDAAAVHLFLSTQSYWAEGIPLQTVTKSIENSLCFGIYKETRQIGFARWITDRATFAYLADVYVEEEFRGMGLSKKLMSLMLFHPDLQGLRRYMLATRDAHSLYSQYGFEPLESPENIMAVTVKDIYKKQED, encoded by the coding sequence ATGGAAATTGCTGATAACGGCTTTATTTTTTCGGATGACAAAGGCAAAATCGATGCTGCTGCAGTCCATCTTTTCCTGAGTACCCAATCTTATTGGGCTGAAGGGATTCCATTACAAACGGTGACTAAATCTATTGAAAACTCTCTTTGCTTTGGAATCTATAAGGAAACCCGTCAAATAGGGTTTGCAAGATGGATTACTGACCGTGCTACATTTGCTTATCTGGCAGATGTGTATGTAGAGGAAGAGTTCCGGGGTATGGGACTTTCGAAAAAATTAATGTCGCTTATGCTTTTTCATCCTGATCTCCAGGGCTTAAGAAGATACATGCTGGCAACCAGAGATGCACATAGTCTTTACAGTCAATATGGTTTTGAGCCACTGGAATCGCCGGAAAATATAATGGCGGTTACGGTCAAAGACATTTACAAAAAGCAGGAAGATTAG